In Oryza sativa Japonica Group chromosome 1, ASM3414082v1, the genomic stretch TTCCTGTTGGGAACCGGCTGGAACAACCACAGCCTACATGTGTACACCAAAACTCACCCGTCAATTTGGTTCTCTCAATACAATAAACTATATGGCAAACTTATCTGGGACAACATATCAAATACTAATCCAGACTCAAGCGATATACATTTGGACTGACTATCCTGGCAACAGCGTGCTACACatagtttaagcatataaaagCAGATATGTGTTGGAGCTACTCACCGGCCGAAGAGGAAGACCAAGAGGACTCAGCATACAGTTAGACTTAGGTGTATTCAAATACTGAGGATGATGATATTTGCATGCAGATCCAAATTTACAACTCCCTGTCTTCAGATAATACTGGCATTCAGGTTGCCCAGGTCGCGCAGGAAAGGCAGGTTCTTGTTTACTGCTACTTGAAGGCATGGTTGAAGAAGATAACGGTGCATACTGACTGCCATAAGTGACTGCAGCAGAAGGCCCTTGGTGCGATAAGCCATAAAACGGCCCTGCTTGAACAGTTTGATGCCCCCCAGCTGACGCAACTTGGTTCACAGGTGACTAAGAACATAAAACATAGTAAAGAGGTCAatacagcttttttttttctttttctgacaCTTACATCAGCATTATTTGTAGCACAAAATTAAGAAGTCATCCTGAATTGTTCTTACAACAAAGTATGAATCACGTTAAATTTTCTGGGTCACTCTGTAGCCAATTCTCTTACCAGCCAATTCtcttattttattgtgatgACTATAAATGTTCAAAGTACATCCttaataagaaaaaataaatttctttCTAGATAGTTTGTACTAGATTAGAAGATCTATTTAATAATTTACTAGTCATATGCCCCCTGTGTCGCAATGGGATCTAAGAAACATGGTTTAGTTTGATCGTAACATAGGTGGCCCTGTTTTTTCTCGGTCCTTTTCTACAACGTTTTTTTATAGGTGGGGATGGAAGCGGTTTTATAGGGAATGGTACGTTTTTTTTATGTGGAGGGTGGGATAGGGAAGGAAAGGTAAACGATTGTGcttttaaagtagtagagataatAATAACACCCTTGCTCGATGATCCACTACATGTGGTACAAAGAAGAAAATGATGACAAACTTACAATGTAAGGGTTCCATCCCTGCATTGGTACGACTGTGGACGGAAGCATCATTGGTGGATATGAGCCTGATAAAAATGATCCTGGCAAAACAGGAGGCCTCCCCATTTGCCAGCCAGCAAGATGTTGATATGGATGAGAGGAAGAGATAGGCTGAGGCTGAACTGGTGGATACATGTTAGGTGTCTCTGAAACTCCACCAATTTCTGGGTGATGGAATTTACATGTAGATCCAAATTTGCAATGGCCAGTTTTGACATAGTAGGTACAATCTTTCTCACCCTGCACATAAGAAATTTCatcagaaaatgaaaaaggcagGCCACTACTTTAATAAGAATTGATCGAATGAATTATCTCACTGAGCGTAGAGGGTATCCACTGGAATTTAACATGACTGCTTGCACAGAGCCTTCCCTTGGGTGATCATACTTGCAATTAGAGCCAAACTTACAAGTTCCATTCTTCATATAGTACTGCATTTTTTATCACAAAATGTTAACCCGAAGAGTATCCAGCACatgacacacacaaaaaaaaaaatcatctgtaGCCTAAATAGGTTGCCCACTTCTATAGGCACATTTTTTTGGGTTTGATATGATCATATGAGTGAGAGCTTGCACAAAATGAGAATCAGATAAATTACCTCACAAACTGGTTGCCCCGGCCGTTCTGGATACTCTGCCGAATGTGTGGTCTTCCCACCTCCATTTAACTAATAAACAAATAACAATATGAATGTTTAAATCAAAAGCAGGATAAAATACCTCGATTTCAATCCATTGTCATGAATTCACAATCATTACACTCTACCTAAGGCTCTAATCTTTACCACCAGTTCAAAGCACATGGTCCATCTACTTGATCCATAAGCAAAACAtagattaaaaaagaaaaggggaagcGTTtgccaacagaaaaaaaaaggaccagACAAGTGGCTAGGCCTGCATGTGGAGCTCAGAATTGTCCACATCAACCATAAGACCGAGACACCAAACTAATCAAGCAAACCATCGCTACCAGCAAAGGCGCAATCAACTTTCACTTCTATGCTCACAAGATAAGATCCCACAGGCCATAAGTAGAATTAATTCTCGGCGAGAGGTTTCAGCTTGAAGCCCCCCACCTCAAAATCAACCGGACGTAATCCAATAGGGCGGTCATTGTCACCGTAGCTAAAGTCaggaggtgaaaaaaaaaaaaagaggagtagAGCAGCGAGAGGGGGAATTGGTGCTCACcactgctgcggcggcgcgatCGCGCGGGTGGTTGTAGCGGCAGTTCTCCCCGTAGCCGCAAGCCCCCGTGCGGAGGTAGTAGACGCAGTCCGCCTCCCCCGGCCGCTCCGGCAGCCtccctgccgccaccgcctcccctccgccacccccgccgccgcccagccccATCCTCCACATCGACTCTGCAGCAAACAAGCACAAAAACCTCACAACGCCGCACACATTCGAGCTCGAGCACACGAAGATCCAAAACCCTAGCACCCCCCCAAACCCAAACCCCAACCAAAACCGCAAGGGCACGGGGTTTGGTCGGGAATTCCGCTTCCGTACCTTCGAGCCCGGTGTCGGTgctgcctccacctcctcctcctcctcccccctccgccgccgcgtacggctccatcaccaccaccaccccaaaCCTCTCcgccctccccccgccgccgctcctcccgcgaCCGGCGATCGGAGACAGAATCGGAGGCGAAATTGGAGGCccgcctcctcttccctccccaCCAAAATCTCGGCGTggcttgctcctcctcctcctcgtcgcggcCGCCGTACGGTCGCCTCGAGTCGCGTggctttctcctctcctctccgcgtGAGTGGGACAAGGAGGCGGAGAAACGGTGGTGGAGTAGGCGCCAAGGGGAAAGTGGCAGAGaagggaaaggaaaggaaaggaaagcgaaggggggggggggggggaggggggaggagggggcgaAACGGAAAGAGTAGACGCGTCTCCCTCCCGCATTCAATGCGCGGTCGTCGTGACGGTCGCTgccatctgctgctgctgctgctgctgctgctgggttggctggcaggtgggccccaccgcgtCACGTGCCCTCTCGCCTCACGAGTAGTAGGAGGACGACGCTGGCTAGCACTAGCAGTAGCAGCCTAGTGGTGATGGTACTGTAGCTATTTCTTGCGTGAGAAGGGAatgggttttctttttttccttttcgcaCAAACTCCTTTGAAAGTGTTTctttacacattttttttcacaCAAGATTCTGTTTATTACCCAAACTCTatatttaggtggtgtttgaatgtcCTGAAGacgaagattaagtgtttcacgcaaaacgaggttaTAATAAcctgtgattaattgagttttaattattccaaactttaaaaatagattaatataatattttagaacaacttttatatagaaaactttcgcactaaacacaccgtttagcagtttgaaaaatgtgccccgagtatccaaaatttaatccaacttttgttggagaaaagaacacggCCGTGTTCTTTACATAAATTCAAGCATCACCTCCTTTGTTCTCCAACTTTGTTTACATGTTGAATTTTGATTTATCTTCTGAGTTTGTGCGGTATACTACATACACATAAACTACATGCACATAAGTACAAA encodes the following:
- the LOC4326230 gene encoding zinc finger CCCH domain-containing protein 5: MEPYAAAEGGGGGGGGGSTDTGLEESMWRMGLGGGGGGGGEAVAAGRLPERPGEADCVYYLRTGACGYGENCRYNHPRDRAAAAVLNGGGKTTHSAEYPERPGQPVCEYYMKNGTCKFGSNCKYDHPREGSVQAVMLNSSGYPLRSGEKDCTYYVKTGHCKFGSTCKFHHPEIGGVSETPNMYPPVQPQPISSSHPYQHLAGWQMGRPPVLPGSFLSGSYPPMMLPSTVVPMQGWNPYISPVNQVASAGGHQTVQAGPFYGLSHQGPSAAVTYGSQYAPLSSSTMPSSSSKQEPAFPARPGQPECQYYLKTGSCKFGSACKYHHPQYLNTPKSNCMLSPLGLPLRPGSQPCAYYTQHGFCKFGPTCKFDHPMGTLSYSPSASSITDLPIAPYPLNYAVAPVAPPSSSSDLRPEYLLTKEFSANQSASPGTTCGPAGAMLKAYAPHMLIRPQTSGAGGMVTTHGGEL